A genomic window from Burkholderiales bacterium includes:
- a CDS encoding chemotaxis protein CheW, whose product MAKRVSLREYQHGLVARLRAVADAPAAPVSMLGLQIGRDNWLVELSDAGEVLPLPNFVSVPLTRSWYCGVANVRGNLYSIVDLAAFIGETPTHPTVDSRVLLVGQKFGVNCGILVSRMLGLRKPEQLTRKEQTSIDRPWIKAQYLDDDGALWTELAMRELIQHPDFLQVGI is encoded by the coding sequence ATGGCTAAGCGAGTCAGTCTGCGCGAATACCAGCATGGCCTGGTCGCGCGCTTGCGGGCGGTTGCCGATGCGCCTGCCGCTCCGGTTTCGATGCTCGGCCTGCAAATCGGCCGCGATAACTGGCTGGTCGAACTCAGCGATGCCGGCGAAGTATTGCCGCTGCCTAATTTCGTTTCCGTGCCGTTGACCCGCAGTTGGTATTGCGGCGTCGCCAACGTGCGCGGCAATTTGTACAGTATCGTCGATCTGGCGGCCTTTATCGGCGAGACACCAACCCATCCGACTGTCGACAGCCGGGTTCTTCTGGTCGGCCAGAAGTTTGGCGTCAATTGCGGGATTCTGGTCAGCCGCATGCTCGGTCTGCGCAAGCCCGAGCAACTCACGCGTAAAGAACAAACGTCAATCGATCGCCCCTGGATCAAAGCGCAATATCTCGATGACGATGGCGCGCTTTGGACAGAGTTGGCAATGCGCGAACTCATACAGCATCCGGATTTTTTACAAGTCGGAATTTAG